A region of Geobacillus sp. 46C-IIa DNA encodes the following proteins:
- a CDS encoding TVP38/TMEM64 family protein, protein MIDVLHTYSEAAYLLSLLANLAVSVLGVVPSAFLTAANLAVFGFWPGFWISFAGEALGAVVSFVLYRKGFRRLRETTWLSHPNVKPLLHASGKEAFWLVFSLRLLPLMPSGVVTFVAAIGRTSLPVFAAASSLGKLPALWMEAYAVHQLLRATWQGKLILAALSAAIFLFVWRKIRRKAE, encoded by the coding sequence ATGATCGATGTTTTGCACACATATAGCGAGGCGGCGTATCTCCTCAGCCTGCTCGCCAACCTCGCCGTCAGCGTGCTCGGGGTCGTCCCGAGCGCGTTTTTGACCGCGGCCAATTTAGCCGTTTTCGGGTTTTGGCCCGGTTTTTGGATTTCGTTTGCCGGCGAGGCGCTCGGGGCGGTCGTCTCGTTCGTCTTGTACCGAAAAGGATTTCGCCGGCTGCGTGAGACGACATGGCTTTCCCATCCAAACGTGAAGCCGCTGCTTCATGCGAGCGGCAAGGAGGCGTTTTGGCTTGTGTTTTCGCTCCGGTTGCTGCCGCTCATGCCATCAGGGGTCGTGACGTTTGTCGCCGCGATCGGCCGTACGTCTCTTCCCGTCTTTGCGGCCGCCAGTTCGCTCGGCAAGCTCCCGGCCTTATGGATGGAGGCGTATGCTGTCCATCAACTTCTTCGCGCCACATGGCAAGGAAAGCTCATTTTGGCCGCCTTATCCGCGGCGATCTTTCTTTTCGTCTGGCGGAAGATCAGGCGAAAGGCCGAATGA
- a CDS encoding response regulator transcription factor gives MYTLLLVDDEERMLDLLELYLVPNGYRCVKRRSGTEAVDYLRHHHADLVLLDVMMPEMNGWETCRRIRSFSDVPIMMVTARDETADIVQGLKIGADDYVTKPFDEAELLARIEAVLRRTAGSRSVIRAAGLVWDEQEHTVRYGETPIALTPKEFAILGLLLTHPNQVFSRGQIITSLWGALAETEERTIDSHMKNIREKLRRAGFPVDEHLQTVWGVGYKWKGQKP, from the coding sequence ATGTACACGCTATTGTTGGTCGATGATGAAGAGCGCATGCTGGATTTGTTGGAATTGTATTTAGTTCCTAACGGCTACCGTTGCGTGAAGCGGCGTTCAGGAACGGAAGCAGTCGATTATTTGCGGCATCATCATGCCGATTTAGTGCTGCTCGATGTGATGATGCCCGAGATGAACGGATGGGAGACGTGCCGCCGCATCCGTTCATTTTCCGATGTTCCGATCATGATGGTCACTGCCCGTGACGAGACGGCCGATATCGTCCAAGGATTGAAAATCGGAGCGGATGATTATGTGACCAAACCGTTTGATGAGGCGGAGTTATTGGCGCGCATTGAAGCGGTGCTGCGCCGCACGGCCGGCAGCCGTTCAGTCATCCGTGCAGCTGGGCTTGTCTGGGATGAACAGGAACATACGGTCCGCTACGGGGAAACACCGATTGCACTGACGCCGAAAGAGTTCGCCATTTTAGGGCTGTTGTTAACACACCCGAATCAAGTGTTCAGCCGCGGGCAAATTATTACGTCGTTATGGGGGGCGCTTGCGGAGACAGAGGAACGAACGATCGACTCCCATATGAAAAACATTCGCGAGAAACTGCGCCGGGCCGGGTTTCCGGTGGATGAACATTTGCAGACGGTCTGGGGCGTCGGCTACAAATGGAAAGGGCAGAAACCGTAG
- a CDS encoding cell wall metabolism sensor histidine kinase WalK, with translation MRKLSWKLGMLFFAFVLAVEMVLFVSLYATLVHARIEEEFAQLLARGNSHRNVLEKNHDRTTVEHVVMMESEAETDVVITDARRQIVSASSGIVPFARQLIPLTHGRSIPREGMMVQTDWKRASHIATVSPIQIGGETSGYVYMFQDTRSIRTMVYKLKHHFVVVGVLSVAITMMTIAFFSRAITMPLLRMKRATEALSQGDFSVRVEVKGDDELAQLGKAIQTLANDLAYLKQERSEFLASISHELRTPLTYVKGYADIARRPHLAEDERMKYAAIIYEEAEKIEKMVKDLFELAKLERHSFQIETQPTDLCSFFTKLCEKLRPAFQEKSLSLVCQCPGSVTAAIDQERFEQVMINVLDNARKYAFPGTTVKIAVHPQKREVVVAVSDQGAGIPPEDVPRIFERFYRVDKSRSRMSGGTGLGLSIAKEIVEAHGGTITARSEQGKGTTIIMTLPEGS, from the coding sequence GTGCGAAAGCTTTCTTGGAAACTCGGCATGCTGTTTTTTGCCTTCGTCCTGGCTGTGGAAATGGTGCTGTTCGTTTCTCTCTATGCGACGCTTGTTCACGCGCGCATCGAGGAAGAATTTGCGCAGCTTCTGGCACGGGGAAACAGCCACCGCAATGTGTTGGAAAAAAATCACGATCGCACAACGGTTGAGCATGTCGTGATGATGGAGTCTGAAGCCGAAACCGATGTCGTCATCACCGATGCCAGGCGCCAGATTGTATCGGCTTCTAGCGGCATTGTCCCGTTTGCTAGGCAGCTCATCCCGTTGACTCACGGGCGCTCCATTCCCCGCGAAGGCATGATGGTGCAAACCGATTGGAAGCGGGCGTCTCACATCGCCACCGTCAGCCCGATCCAAATCGGGGGCGAAACGAGCGGGTATGTGTATATGTTTCAAGACACCCGTTCGATCCGGACGATGGTGTATAAATTGAAACATCATTTTGTTGTCGTCGGTGTGCTGTCCGTGGCGATTACGATGATGACGATCGCCTTTTTCTCCCGCGCCATTACCATGCCGCTTCTTCGCATGAAGCGGGCGACCGAAGCGCTCAGCCAAGGCGATTTTTCCGTGCGCGTCGAAGTGAAAGGAGACGATGAGCTGGCGCAGTTAGGCAAAGCCATTCAAACGCTGGCGAACGATTTGGCGTATTTGAAACAAGAGCGGAGCGAATTTTTAGCGAGCATCTCTCATGAATTGCGCACGCCGCTAACGTATGTGAAAGGGTACGCCGACATCGCCAGACGGCCGCACCTTGCCGAGGACGAACGAATGAAATACGCGGCGATCATTTATGAAGAGGCGGAAAAGATCGAAAAAATGGTGAAAGACTTGTTTGAACTAGCTAAACTCGAGCGGCACTCGTTCCAGATCGAAACGCAGCCGACCGATCTTTGTTCGTTTTTCACCAAACTGTGTGAAAAGCTGCGCCCGGCGTTTCAGGAGAAATCGCTGTCGCTTGTGTGCCAGTGCCCCGGTTCGGTCACAGCGGCGATCGACCAGGAGCGGTTTGAGCAAGTGATGATCAACGTACTCGACAACGCGCGGAAATATGCGTTTCCTGGCACAACAGTGAAGATCGCCGTCCATCCGCAAAAACGCGAGGTCGTCGTGGCCGTTTCCGATCAAGGGGCCGGCATCCCGCCGGAAGACGTGCCCCGCATTTTCGAACGGTTTTACCGCGTCGATAAGTCGCGATCGCGAATGAGCGGCGGGACGGGGCTTGGGCTTTCCATTGCTAAAGAGATCGTCGAGGCGCATGGGGGGACGATCACCGCTCGAAGCGAACAAGGGAAAGGAACGACCATCATCATGACGCTGCCGGAGGGATCGTGA
- a CDS encoding DNA topoisomerase III → MKSLVLAEKPSVARDIARVLGCKETHKSYMEGPRYIVTWALGHLVELKMPEDYDRKYETWRLEDLPIIPKQMGLKVIRQTSRQFRAIEHLAKRRDVKDCIIATDAGREGELVARWILRQIGWTKPIWRLWISSQTDQAIRDGFRQLKPGAQFDRLYESAVCRAEADWLIGLNVTRALTTKYNDPLSAGRVQTPTLAMIIEREREIQSFVPVPYWTIHARIGLVTAVWERHGGKRLFDQDEANGLMARLNGQPARVTSVKRKRKSEPAPLPYDLTELQREANKRFGFSAKKTLSVLQRLYEQHKLVTYPRTDSRFLPSDMKATMAGRLLAMKPGYEDVISLLFTNGNPKAANRVFQDDKVTDHHAIIPTDERLDLGKLSADERKLYDMIARRFLALFYPPHEYETTTVTFEIGGETFVARETAVVNAGFQAVLGKEETEVKPTWLHLSEGQTLAPVQLEMERSFTEPPSRYSEADLLAQMEKYGLGTPATRADIIERLVETEVVERKDGRFYPTKKGKQLIELVNEELKSPELTARWERELEAIARGKGNPKQFLANIRRQTEQLVAEIKQSEHVYKAPNLTNLTCPECGALLKERKTKDGRMLVCSNLPCRYRRRRDPKLSNRRCPQCHRRMEMHEGKAGLYFQCRPCNMVEKAEETKRTAVKGKERALLKKYSPSNESFGTSLGELLKQALEKKE, encoded by the coding sequence ATGAAATCGCTCGTGTTAGCGGAAAAGCCGAGCGTCGCCCGCGACATTGCCCGCGTGCTCGGCTGCAAAGAAACGCATAAATCGTATATGGAAGGGCCGCGCTACATCGTCACGTGGGCGCTTGGGCATTTGGTCGAACTCAAAATGCCGGAAGACTATGACCGGAAATACGAAACGTGGCGGCTTGAGGACTTGCCGATCATTCCGAAACAAATGGGCTTGAAAGTGATCCGGCAAACGAGCCGCCAGTTTCGCGCCATTGAACATTTAGCCAAACGCCGCGATGTGAAAGATTGCATTATTGCGACCGACGCCGGCCGCGAAGGAGAGCTGGTCGCGCGTTGGATTTTGCGACAAATTGGCTGGACGAAACCGATTTGGCGTTTATGGATTTCGTCGCAAACCGATCAAGCCATCCGCGACGGGTTTCGCCAGTTAAAACCCGGGGCGCAGTTTGACCGGCTGTATGAATCAGCCGTCTGCCGCGCCGAAGCCGACTGGCTGATCGGGTTGAACGTGACGCGCGCCTTGACGACCAAATACAACGACCCGCTCTCGGCCGGGCGCGTGCAAACGCCGACGCTGGCGATGATCATCGAACGCGAGCGGGAGATTCAATCGTTCGTTCCCGTTCCGTATTGGACGATTCATGCCCGCATCGGTTTGGTCACGGCGGTATGGGAACGGCACGGTGGGAAGCGGCTGTTTGATCAAGACGAGGCCAACGGGCTGATGGCTCGTCTCAACGGCCAGCCGGCGCGCGTCACATCGGTCAAGCGGAAGCGGAAAAGCGAACCGGCCCCGCTGCCATATGACTTAACGGAGTTGCAGCGGGAGGCGAACAAGCGGTTTGGCTTTTCCGCGAAAAAAACGCTCTCGGTGCTGCAGCGGCTGTATGAACAGCACAAGCTCGTCACGTATCCGCGCACCGATTCGCGCTTTTTGCCAAGCGATATGAAGGCGACGATGGCCGGCCGGCTGTTGGCGATGAAGCCCGGCTATGAGGATGTGATCTCTCTTCTTTTCACCAATGGGAATCCGAAGGCGGCCAACCGGGTGTTTCAAGATGACAAAGTGACGGACCACCACGCCATCATTCCGACCGATGAACGGCTTGACCTCGGGAAGCTGTCAGCCGATGAGCGCAAGCTGTATGACATGATCGCCCGCCGCTTTTTGGCGCTCTTTTACCCGCCGCATGAATATGAAACGACAACCGTCACTTTCGAAATCGGCGGCGAGACGTTTGTCGCCCGGGAAACAGCGGTCGTGAACGCAGGATTTCAAGCCGTTCTTGGCAAAGAAGAAACAGAAGTGAAACCAACATGGTTACACCTATCGGAAGGCCAAACGCTCGCACCGGTGCAGCTTGAGATGGAACGATCGTTCACCGAACCGCCATCCCGTTACTCGGAGGCTGACTTGCTCGCGCAAATGGAGAAATATGGACTCGGCACGCCGGCGACAAGAGCGGACATCATCGAGCGGCTCGTCGAAACGGAAGTCGTCGAGCGGAAAGACGGGCGCTTTTATCCGACGAAAAAGGGAAAACAGCTGATCGAGCTCGTCAACGAGGAGCTGAAATCGCCGGAGTTGACCGCCCGTTGGGAGCGTGAGCTCGAGGCAATCGCCCGCGGAAAAGGGAATCCGAAACAATTTTTGGCCAACATCCGCCGGCAGACGGAGCAGCTTGTCGCCGAAATCAAGCAGAGCGAGCATGTATACAAAGCGCCGAACCTCACAAATCTCACCTGCCCGGAATGCGGCGCGCTCTTAAAAGAGCGGAAAACGAAAGACGGCCGGATGCTCGTCTGCTCGAACTTACCATGCCGCTACCGCCGGAGGCGCGACCCGAAGCTCTCGAACCGCCGCTGCCCCCAATGCCACCGGCGCATGGAAATGCACGAAGGGAAAGCCGGGCTCTATTTCCAATGCCGCCCGTGCAACATGGTGGAAAAAGCGGAAGAAACGAAACGCACCGCCGTGAAAGGAAAGGAGCGGGCGCTGCTGAAAAAATACAGCCCGTCCAATGAATCGTTTGGCACGAGTTTAGGAGAGCTGCTCAAACAGGCGCTCGAAAAAAAAGAG